The Colius striatus isolate bColStr4 chromosome Z, bColStr4.1.hap1, whole genome shotgun sequence DNA window GGGACTCCATGCCATGGCCCTGCTAAGCCAGTTGTCCTCTCAGTACCGTGCTGCCCCTTGTCAGCATGTCAGTATTAGGTCATGTAGGGAGGGTTTGGTAGCTGGGGAGGGatgcaggggtggcttctgtgagaaggcAGCATACGCTGCCACCACATTAGGCAGAGTTCATGCCTACCAGCTCCAAGACAGAgcagagatccccctgcagcccactgtgcaacccatggtgaggccctgctcctgcagccatggaggccataGCAGAGCAGatatccacctgcagcccaggaaagaccccacatcagagcAAGGGGATACCGGAGGGAGGCTGTGGCCATGTGGGAAGCCTGGGAGCAGTTCCTGGCAGAACTTGTGGACACATGGAGAGaagagcccacactggagcaggttttcCAAGAGGACCTGTGGCCCATGGTgaactcacactggagcagttcattccCAAAGAACCATAGCCCGTGGACAAAATAATGGAGCAAGGAAAGAACccaaggaggaagaaacagcaGAGACAACATGTTACAAACTGACCACAATCCCTATCCCATTGCACTGCTCAGGGGTGGGGAGGTAGAAGAGTCAGGAGTGAAACTGAacctggaaagaaaggaaagatagATTAGGGTGTTTATAGACTCCTACTCTGTTGAATTGCATAACATTACTTTCCCCAAGCCGAGTCTGCTTTGTGGGTGACTAATTTCTGAGTAACCTCCGTGTCCTTATCTCTATCCACAACCTTGCAGGTCATTGAGCACaacacagaggagctgctgtgtcCCAGTTGCTGGCACTGGTAAAACAATAGCAGTTGTCCTTACTTGATCCAGCTATTTTTGGTAGATGAATAAGAATTTAAAGATTGGAATAATTACAGGTTCTTAATGGAATTATTCAAAGAAAATCCAAGTCTAACTTCATTCAAGTcaaggaaagaatgaaaagcaGAGGTTAACTTGAGTTAAGTCAGGCTGACCACTGCAAGAGAGTATGTGGAAGAGATGCATTAAATGGCTAAGGGAAACATTCCAAAACTGCATGATCAGTTTCAGAGCACATGGAGTTAAGGAGGATCACTATTTCACTGCTATCTAGTCTTGTCTACTCCTAGTGACTCCACTGGCCCTCCCCTTCACCATGGCCAGCCCTCTCTCATTAAGCCTCATTATGCCAGCCCTGTGACCCTGTCACTGTGCTAAAGGAGGTACttgtcctgcagcagccctcTCTAAGAAAGCAAGGTATCCAACAGACCTGCAGACAAAAACATCTTGCTCTGCTGGTTTAAcagcaaggcactgatcccagccATCTCGAAGCCAAATCAAACAGACCAAAGTCATTACCTGAGGGGAGAACTGCTGCCTGGAGCCCTTACTCCCAGAAGAAACTTTTGcttgttgttttttctctgccatGTACATCAGGTTTCCACCAAACATTCAGGTCAGTTGACCATCTACCACTGCCCTCTTAAAGGCAACTTTCAGATCAGTTAAAGTAGTCAGTTCATCAAGCAGCAGACCAGAGAGATCGATGAAAGAATGACTGCTGCATTGCTATCTGGCATGTTTATGGCAACACAGGTCTCACTCCTTTGCATGAAAAACAGGCAAGCAAAATACTACCCCACTGAGCTCCCTAGGCTGTTACTGAATACCCACGTAACGGGGCATTCAGCCCAAGTATTTAGTACCTGCTCCATTTAGGACAGATTTATTTGCCACACCTAGACTCCAAAGGCTGAATGCCCACAGTGCTGCCTGTTGGAAGGCTCAGCCCCATCCCATCCAGAGCTGGGTTTCTGTCCCTGAAAGGGGCATGGCCGCTGCAGGACTCAAGGCTCCTTATGCCACTGCTGGGTGTAACCACTAGGTCTTGCTTTCCACCACTCCTAATGACAAAGGCTGACATCAAACACTCACCTTCTGGCATAACCATCCATTTGGAAAGCAGGCTGGCCAGTTCCTTCAAAGTGGACCCTTCCCTAACACACAGATCCTCTCTGCACCTTCCTCAGAGCTGAGCACTGGAAGGTCCCTTTCCAGTTTGGCTGGGCCAGGTATTTTCACCACACAATAGCCACAGATATTACAGCACAGGAAGCTGAAGACTCACTGCACTCCCAAGAACTAACCACTTTGCAGTCCATGTTTCAGCACAAGTGTTATTCCAGTCTCTCTCATCATTCCCAATCCTATCTTGAATTTCCAATCACATCTTTGTCACCTGGAtcttttgcagctgctgcagtgccatcTTAttaggggagaaaaaacagtcGTTAGTCCAAATTCAACCCCTCAGCAGCACTACCCATTCCCCATTGTAATAGGTAGCCACCAGTGCTGGCCTCACCTGGGCAGACATGCTCAGTACCCTCCTTACTTCTCAAGGATGAAGCTGGATGGTAGGCTTTCATACTGAACCTCACCTCAACTTTTCACTGGCTATTTTCAAAGCCTTCCTTGCTCTCAGCTACTGCCCAAGAAGGAACAATCAGACTACCCAGgaactgcttttaaaagaaatgcatgtTAGCAGATGCATTCTTGCTgcagcttcattttcttctctcccttccaGACTGTCCATGGCATCGCTCAGGCTTCCCACTGACCAGGGTGAACAGCCATCCACACACAGCTACACTCCTCTTGGTCAAACAGAGCTGCATAGAACACATGCTGTATGTTCTTCTCGCTGCGCCATCACAGCCCCAGATCCTTGATGGCTCATCCTCAGTTGAAGGATGCAGTCACTTCTTGGGCTAGAAATCTTGTTTGAAGTACAGAACACAGGCTGCAAGCTTTTGAAGGCCCAGAGTCCTCAAAAGCCAGGAAATACATGCTTGCAAAGTGAGTGTAAGGCTGAGTCATACCTGAGCTCTCTACCACAAAGAGAAGAGGCTAACCCTTTTCACATGGTCTGCACATGGAGCAGGAATTCTCACTTTTCCATCACGGTACTCCAGGAGCAGcaccaaacccaaaccccagcaCTGGGTATggcaacaagcagcagctctgctctctcaCTGACCAATTTCTTACCCAGGACATCCAAGCCAACAAGCCGTTCTGACAGGGTGGGAACACTGCCATTCTCCTTGGTAACTCTGGGAAGACCAGGTGAATGCTATATGGAGGCTGGCAGGTCAGCATTCATCCAGGCAACCCTGTGTGGGTTTGGAGGACCCCAGGGTCCAGTTTACCATCCAACACAAAGGAGGATCTGTGTGTCCTAAGAATGCAAAAGCGCATAAACCTAAAGTATCTTGGACTTAAGATGCTACAAGTTTCACCTCTTTAGGCTATTGCCTAGGATCAAAGCAACCCAACTTGAAGACTAAACTCACTCTGTGACTAACAGAGCCATAGAGTACACCAACAGCAAGGCACAACTAAAAAGGCAGGAactcagcagctccaggtcCCACTTTCCATTTCCATGGCAGGATTATTACAGTGTTCTGATAAACCAAGTCTTAGCTTTGTAGTCCAAAATGAAGCTTTACACTTCAGCTAAAAACAggcaacagaagaaaataacttctCCCACTCAAGTGACCACCTTCTTTTCTACAGCTTCCAACCTCCCTTTTCTTTATCTGCtagcccagctgctgctctccagatGGTAGCCTGGTGACTACCATCTGAGCAAGGTGGCAGCTGACATCTGACTTCTCCCAAAGCAACTATCATTGCTGTCCCACACAAGACAACATTCCACCACAGAAACACATCAAGCTGCATTTGCCACGAGTCTTCATATCCAGACAGTACTCCTTTAACACAGCACAAACTGGCACCTTGGTGACATTACAAAATTCCTCATTTTCATTCAAACACAAGGCAACAGCTGAAAGTGAAGAATTTATACTTTATTATACTCATTTACATAGATCAAGAGGACAGTTTCTACCACTTAGCCTAACTAACTTGTGTAGGTATTTAAGTAGAAAAAGTTACAGGCTATGATTTTGCCAAAGCATCATACTTCAGTATCTCCATTGCTGGAGATCAGACTAGACTTTTaatggtctcttccagcttctctttATTGGCCCCAGAGAACTCCTGCACCTGTAAAAAAATATGGATTTTTAGAACTGTTGCATTTAATGCTTTGTAACATGGGCTGCAGAGTCTCCAGACACACACACCTCTTCAACTCTGCAacaattaaattttttttcaccCCCAAAACTGGGAGTATTTTGCAGACGTTCTTGTGTTTTGTCTTCCACTCAACTGGTGCAAAAATTGGGACAAAAGTCAATCAAGAATCACTTCCAGACTACCATTGCTGGAACCTTCTACATGTAAGACACAGGAGAAAACAACTGATGCTGCACCGAGGCTTGAAGGGACTATGGAGGTCAATGCACAGCACAGGCATCTCAGAGTTGCCTTGGGTTGCTCAGGACCATCACcaatcaaattctagaagaactGTTGCAAGTGACCTGTCCCCTGAGCCTGGCTTCTCCTGCAAGAATTGTCTTTGTTGCAACTTGCACCGCAGGAAGACAACCGCAACATTCATGTCTCAAAAACAGCAGCTCTATTTTCAAGTACCTACAAGGGGCTCAAGGTACAGAGCGGACTATGCTACAGGGCAAGAAATTGCTTGGTCAGTAACTCACCAGAGCTGCAAAGGTTACTGAAAATAAGGTGGCACACAATTAAGGTTAAGCCTATCACCTTCACAAACTGTCACATCATAATCACAATTCTTCCAGTTTCATTATGAAACTGTGGAAGTTTGCCCTGAGAAAACTGTCAAAGGTTCACTATTAGTCATGATTTGGCCTCATACTGAACAGAACTGAAGGTCACCCAACATCTGACATTTTAAGGTGCAATTCCATTGTCTTCAACCATGAAGCTTCTATCCAGGcatctgctttaaaaaagcctACCTTCTACTTCCCTGGAAACCTAAAAGCTCAAAGATAACTCATTTAGCTCAGCAACTCCCTGGTTCAGGCAGCCAGCCATTTACAACTACCCTGAACAGGTAGCCCACGTATGCTGTCGGAGCACAGCCTGAATCCCATCACATCCATCTCTTGTAAGGGCAGGCATAAAGAGGTCTGTTCAGTCCTGACAGGGATGGGACCTCCATTTCACAGGTTACAGAGCCTCTACATAAAGACATCTAAGCAGCTGTTTCAGCCTTTGAGTGCTCAACCCCGTGTTAGAGACTTCTGTTTGGGTAGAATTCCACAGGTATGTATTCTTATGTCTGCTTGAACATGAGCTGCATCCAGAGAAGAAATACTCACCAAGTAAAGTAAAAAGTAGAGTGCTAGGCAGACAGACTAGCAGCCTTAGCCCAGACCTCTAAGTCCACTAATTTCTCATGAAGCTCTGCCTGCAAGGCTGACCTGTAGCACTAGCTCAGTTCCCTACCTGTGAATAAAAGGGCTTGCTTCATCAGTTAACTGCTAGCCCATATGACATTTGCTGTGCCACTAGGATGCACTTGCCTCCCCCATCAGGAGTGTCTTGATGTCAGCAGTCCCCTAGATGCATTACCAAGACAAAGCACGCTATGAAGTCTAACAGTTCTCAAATGTTGTGCTTGCCTGCTTCAGTTCCAAAAGCAGGGCTTACCTTTTTTCCACTCTTGTAGAACTGGAACGTTGGCATACACTTCACATCACAGTGAGTAGCGACATCCTGGAAGAGATGGGGAACAATCTTCAGCTCTCCATGTCTGAAGGATTTAGGACCTACTCACTAGCTGCCTTTTGTTTAGGTGATAGGTCAAAGCCATTACTGCTCAAAATGAAGGAAGGCTTCTGACAGGCCACCACTAACAAACTGCACAGTCATCATCTCTCTCAAGTAAGCCTGAAAGATACTCCCTTTAGCATTCCTTTAGTGCAAAATCACATTGACAGCACCTGTACTCTgtgtttggaaaaaagaaacagatcttTGCTTCAGAGATGACTACTTGTAAGGCTCCAGAGCCCTATGGCAACTCCCATGTTTCAACATTTGACCCTGCCATATAGCAATTCCAGCAGACACTTTATTGCACTTAATTCAAGGCATGAAAGTGGGAGCAGGGCAAAGACCAGACAGATGACCAGATAGTTGCAGCCATCAGTTTTAAGAAAGATGGCATAAAAGCAGCTTAAGGCCTTAGACTAACACACCCTTCCAAAGCAGAGGGTCAGTGTTCCCAAATTACCTAACATATGCCATAGGCCTTCAAGTATACAGATAACCACAGCAAATCATTCTGCTCTGgtgtcttaaaaaaacccaaaacatcatTCTTCCCCGTGTAAGTGCTAAACTCTCCCTGGTTCTCAAAGCAGAAGTAATCTCTCACTTTGCTTCAGTATCtacaaggcttttaaaaaaaaatttaaaaaaagagagaagagttCTTCACTGTGACTTGAGTGGAACTCAAGAGCTGTTCTTTCTCAGCACCACCTTGGACCATACCTGGGCATCATCCACATCAACTTCAATGAACACCACATCACCATACTTCTCAACCAAACCCTGGAATGAAATAAGAAACAATGCAGTTAGAGTGTTTCAGGGAAACTTCCTTTAATAAAAACCAGATACATTCATATCAATTGTAAGGCTGGTGCTGCTTAGCACTCCTGGTGAAACCTGCCTTGTTACCTTAAAACAGGTATTTTTCTGACCAAAgcaaaaattttattttctgcccCAATAGCTGAAAGACTGTTGAAATTTCTTCAAACATACTCCCCACAGAGAAGACTCGAATATCCCAAGACACAGGTGAGAGGCCCTCTCTTAACAGCCTTCTACTCATCACCAAGACATGCTACAGCCTGTCTCGTACTTCAGCAGAAGGTAACACTGTCACCAAAACAAAGCTGGTATGATTACTGTAACTGCATAGAGAAGGATAAAAGATCCACTCTGTATCTCACCTCTTAAGGCAATACAACTGTTAGGTCTCTATAGACCTGAGATGCATTATGGCTGCAGAAGTTGTAAACCATGGTTGAGCTCCCAGATGTATCAGAGGTTAGTATATTTAACTCTATAGTCAAGTGacttcctcccttctccagaAAATGCTGGCAATCACATGTGGCAAAAGGAAGTTTCCTCCATGTTACTGTAATGTACCACAGAAACATTTGTATACACCTTCAACATAGTAAAAACAGAAAGGCTACTTACATGGAAAAAGGGCTTGATCATTTTGCATGGTCCACACCAGGTGGCAGAGAAATCAACTACTACAAGCTTATCACCAGCAGACTTCAGTTCTTCCTCAAATTCAgactacaaaaaaagaaaaacacattaatGATTCTCCCCTCCTTTCCAAAACAATTTAGACTAATCCTAAAGCTAGCTTGCCTTCAGCCTTAACACACTAACCATTTTGGTAGCTCTTTAAACAATTTAACTGGGGTATTTAACTGGTACCATCGTGCTTGGTATGAATTGTTTTCATCAGTGCTACTATCAGTTGATGTCCTATACTCTTCAATTACAAAATAGCACAATGCTCAGTCACCCCAATTCACTGAATTGTGAAAACAGAAGCTAGAAATTCATCTGGCCTACATGCCTCAACTCAAGCAGGTTTGTTAAGCATTACTGCCTGAATGTGATCCTTACGGACTCATTCTCTTTGTTGTCTTGAcagaaaaacatacattttcttctgtgacaGACTTCTCTCTACTGAATTTGAAAAGGACACAAACCTTTGCACACTCCTCCAGTTTGACATTAGCTGTTGATTGGACTGATGATGTTGTGGTTTTACACCATGTTTTCTAACACAACCTCAGAAAGTAGTTACATGACTTATTTTGCCAAGTGAATGAGCACACAACACCACTAGCCAAAGCAATGCTACACAAACTACACAAGTAAAATCCAATGCTTGGTGTTGCACGTTGTCACACCAATCATTTTTGGACAAGGAACTTAGAGGTCCTTACATGCCATTAACCATGTTTTCTCACCAAAAAGGTAGTGTTTTAGTAGATCTGAGAGACATAAAAAGCACTAAATGCTTGCATGCTAACAAGAGGCAAACGAGCATTCCAGCCAGAGGCAGAAAATGCTAGTCAGCTACTTCCTGACAGCATCTTTTCCAAAGCAAGTATAAGCCACTTCAACATTCCTCAACTTTGTTCTCATGGCAATGCAAGCTTCAGGAGAGCTGCTACTATAAACTTAATTTCAGATTATGCATATGAAAGTCAGCTGCCTTACTCTCCTCAGTTTAACAGACCAGAGCATTAGAGTTCTGCCAGCAACAGCTAACTAAAAGCAGCACAGTTATTTACACCAGGACTGGCTTTGCAGGGCAGGAGTTAACTAATTAATGATAGTTTCTGCAATTAGCCACAGTAAGCTGCTACTTGATTCTAGTAAGATATTGCCCCATTAAAGAGGGTCATGCAGGTGAGGAGCTGGGACTACACACAAACCGGTCACAAGTATGTTTGACAAGCCAAGCAGAGAGTCCTGCACAAACCTACGTGAAGGTCTTCATAACTTCCTGTAACTTCAACTCCACCTGGTATTACATTTCCCTGCTTAGTAACTTGATTTTTCCTTCCAAGTGCAGCCATCTTCAGCAGCACATCCTCCATATGCTGAACTCTTCCATCCCTGTATTCCCATATTCAGAAAAGCTACTGATCTTACAGCGAAGTAGACAACACCCCACACTACCTACTCTCAAATCTGAAGGAGATGGGAACAGTTAAGTTTTCCAGCCTCTTCACAGTCCCTCCACTCACACACTAACATcacacacattcctgtgccccagTCCCAAAAGCAAAGTTCAACATCCCTGGGTGCAGCAATCTGTGCCAGCTGCTCCCTGCAACTACTTACACCACATGTTCCTCAGCCAAGCCTCACACCTGCCCACATTCAAATTTTACAACTTGTTTTTTGGTACAGCTTCTTACCCCTCCACACTGTAACACTGCTAGCTCTTTATCAACTGCACTTCCTGCACCTGCCTGTTAGAACATCCCCTCCTTACCCTTCGCCCCAACTGCATGCTGTATTTTGCATAATAATTGTTATAAAAAACAGATTATCTTTGTTAACAGATGGAGAACCTCCCACCACAAGACCATTTGGTCACACTATTATGAGATCTTACAGCTTTGTTAACCACTATTTTCTTCAACTAGTGCCTTACTGCAGGGAAACCCTTGACCAGCCACTTGGCTTTGAACATTTAACCACAACCTACCTGAGCACACAAAAGACCTCATCTTGCCTGTACAAACATGCATGCTGCATTCAGCAAGTACACTGGTAGCAACCTCTATTTCCAaggcaaaaggaagagaaaggttTCTAGTAATGAAAGCCTCCAGTGCATCAGGGATTCCCAACACCAGGTAATATCTCACAGTGGAGGCTACGACAACAGAGTGATGAAAGGAAATGACTACTCTCAACAATAGATGAAACAGCTTTAACTAAACCTGCCAGATGGTATGGACCTTAGTTGTACACAGGATTTCTGATACATTATCAAGTTACCCTTGAACTTGGATTAATCAACTGCCTGCTAGTGATTACCACACAATTTAAtagtttgtgtttttctttttttaaatacagatgcTAGCATGAACAGACTGAAAATTCAACTGCCTAAACTCCCTAGCAGACACCACTTCTAAAACTACCATCTGCATCTGAAGTTTTAAATTTCCAGTATTTCCTTTGACTCAGAGAGGCAACTagtgtgaggaggaaagctTTGGTGACACCAGCTTATAACAGTTGACATACCTCATTAGCCCAAGTTACATTATGTCCCACATCTCAAGACCATGTATGTAAGCCAGCTGAAGCACTGTGCCTTCTGTCTACTAGCAGGGATATGACAGGGGCCAGTGAGGCACTCTAACAGCAGCCACTCTTCAGAAGACAGTTGGTTTTTGAAGAGGTGTGTTAGGAATGGGGCCACACCTAGATAACTGTTATGTTCACACTGCTTTACAAATGCCACTCACAGAAGCTCTTGCAGGTAGTCGTTTTCCTTTGTATTAGAAAAGAGTGCAAGCCTGCTTTACTAAAGTATAGAACTAATCCCAAAGACCCAGCTCCACTGTACTTGAATACTTTGAGTCTTGCTGACATTAAAATCTTGTTGTCAGCATGGTTATCGAGTCCACGCTCTCCATGGACAAGCAACAAAACATTACTTACTGCTTGGGGCTGGGAGGACAGTGGAAGCCTAGACCACTAAGTTAGAACAGAAGCTCCCTCCAAAGTTTGGTATACCAACTCTCCATTTTTAAGCTGTTCCAGCCTGTTACCAAAAAcctcaaatcacagaatggcaggggctggaagggacctttagaaatcatctttGGTAGGTCCATCGAGATCAAGTCatacaggaatgcatccaggtagTTTTGaaggcctccagagaaggagactccacatcctccctgggcagcctgtgccaaggctctcTCAGAGTAAAAgacttttcttatgtttaaatggaactttttctattctagcttcatcccattacccaaATCTTACtcaaaaaaagttttcttcttctgtccctctATAAACTTAGAAGGGAGAGAGATGCAAACCAGAACAGGAATTTCAGGTTCAATCCACATGCCATTCTGTCTCCTGGACCCAAATGACAAGGTATTCCATTCACCTTACCTGCAAAGGCAGAAAGCTCCTTGAAAGTTATTTAAGCTGTGGTTGCAATAATTAGTATGCGCATGTGTCAGCTGCTAAGACCTTCAGCAGTCAGACAGTGGAAGTCTGCACCATTCCTTTCATTTATACGGACTTTCATTTATACTGACTACAGAGGAGCATACTCTAGCAGACACAGATGCCAGACAGCACCACTCATAGTCCCCTCACAATTAGATCAAACTGACACTTCAAATTTCAAGCTCAAAATTACAAGACTACCCTAACAGGATTTTTCCTGGAGCGAAAAGGTCACTTAGTCTGCAGAGAGACTTTTTTTGAGACTTGTAATTTACAGCTAACAAatactcttttgtttttcatcaaCCATGTAAGCATGCAAAAGAGCACATACTACTTCATCTCTAACAGAATGCTCTCTATATGTAGGTCTAGACTTTCTTACTATTCTGCATCGCACAACCACAAAGGTGTTTGTACTCACAGAACCATGAGGTGCCACATTAGAGTACCAAACAGGTCAGACAGCATCACAAGCAGCGAAATGTGCCTTCTTATGCCACCAGATCCTGTCATTTAAGTACAGGAACGGGCTTTAGTAATTGCTTTTAAGTCAAAAAAACTGGATTGATGTGTCTCATCAACTCCTATCCGGGAACACACCATAATTTAAGCCAATTACTACTAAGAAAGTCTCCTGGTCCTTTACTGACAGTCAGTAGCCAAAGTAAGCTCAGACTTCAAAATCAGACGAGATAAGCAACAACCTGTGATAATGTCACATTACACCACATCCCgcctctggctctgactctctGAAGCCTGGGGTGGTACAGTTATTTGTCTCCTCCCTTTGGTAGAGGCGagctctcccttcagctccccCTCCCGCTGCAGCGAGCGGGCCGCTCCCGCCCGGGCAGCCCCACACCCGGCCTCTGCCTCACCGCACATGGCTCTCGCACCAAGCCAAGGCCTCGCTGGCGACGCCAGGAGCCGCATTTCTCCGTCGCAGCGTCTCCAGGAGCCCGCAGGCGGCCCCGCTGCGCCGGCCCGTCCCCTTCCCTCCCGGTGGAAGGCCGCGGGCCAGCGGAGGAGGCGGCGCGATGCCGGGGCCTCGCAGGCTGCCCGGGCCTCGCAGGCTGCCCGGCGCGGGGCCGCCCGCAGCCGCCGCTGAGGGAGGGTGAGGCAGGAGCGGCCCCAGCGGGAGCCAGCGGACTCACCAGGCTGCCCACGCTCTTCACCATGGCGATGGCTGAGTATGGGAGAAGCGACGGCAAGAAGGCGGCCCGAGACCTCGCTCCGCTCcgctctgctgtgctctgctgctcgCTTcggctcagctcctgccctcgCCACGCTCTCCagccgccgccccgccggccCCCTTATATGCCCGTGGCCGCGCCGCGCCTCACCGCGCATGCGCTTCccccgcccccagccccccccctccccgcgccccgcccggCGGAGCCGCGCAGCCCCCGCGGGCAGCCGCAGCCGGGCGGGAGAGGATGCCCGGAGCCGGCGCAAAAAGTGCAGCGTAACGATGAGCAGGAAGTGCCTGGTCCCCAGCCGGCCGCGCTCCGCAGCCCTGCTCCTCGCCGTCCTCCTCCCCGCCGCGGCGCCAGGCCCTCTGACGCGGCGTGCGGTCGCTGCCGGGAAGCAGGAGGAGGGCTGGTGCTGCCCGTCGTGCCGCGAC harbors:
- the LOC104552084 gene encoding thioredoxin gives rise to the protein MVKSVGSLSEFEEELKSAGDKLVVVDFSATWCGPCKMIKPFFHGLVEKYGDVVFIEVDVDDAQDVATHCDVKCMPTFQFYKSGKKVQEFSGANKEKLEETIKSLV